The following is a genomic window from uncultured Flavobacterium sp..
GATAGCGAATCCGTTCAATCCGCGTCAGAAATTTATCGTTCCAATAAAAGAAAGCACCGAAATAATAAATTAAAATCTTACCGCCGAAATAAAAATGGTAGGAAGTAGAGTTTCAGAGTTTTTATTAAAAATCTAAAATAAAAAAATCAGTTAAGATCCGCGTTTTCGCGATAGCGAATCCGTTCAATCCGCGTCAGAAATTTATCGTTCCAATAAAAAAAAACTCCTTAATAATAAATTAAGCTATATGAAAACAATTTCAAAGACAATACTATTGTTCACAATGATCATTTCGCTTTTTTCCTGTTCGAAGAAAAAGGACGATTTTAATCCGGCTTCCTGGGTCGATCCGCAAATAGGTTCGGTACACGGACGTTGGTTTTTCTACACGCCGGCTTCATTGCCTTTTGGTATGGCCAAATTAGCTCCACATACTAACGCTTACGGAAGTGGCGGAAGTTGGGAACCTTGCGGTTACGACGATCGTCAAAACTCGATTGAAGGTTTTGGTCATTTTCATGAATTTCAAATAGGAGGATTAGTAGCAATGCCGGTAACAGGAAAACTGCAAACAACTCCCGGAACTTTAGAAAAACCAGAAACGGGTTATCGATCAACATTTGATAAAAAAGATGAACACGCTGAACCCGGTTATTATTCGGTTTTCTTAAAAGAATATGGCATTAAAGCCGAGTTGACAGCTACAGAAAGAGTTGGTTTTCACCGATACACTTTCCCTGAATCTGCAGCATCACGTATTATTTTCGACATCGGACATCGTCAGGGAGAAAGCAGCGGCGTTACCGAAGCCACAATGAAACTTTCGGGAAAAAATACTTTGGAAGGAACGATAGAAACTTTTCCGGAGTATTTAAAATTCTGTGATCCTGAAAAACGAGTGAAAATGTATTTTGTGATTCAGTTAGGTAAAACACCAGAGTCCTATGGCACTTTTGTAGAAGATAAAACCTTAGATGGTAAAACAGAAACTAAAGGAATCGGAAACGGAATGTACGTGAATTTTGCCACTAAAAAAGGTGAAGTTATCGAAATGCAAGTCGGACTTTCATATACAAGTATTGAAAATGCAAAAGCGAACTTGAAAGCCGAAGCAACCGGACAAACGTTTGATGCAGTAAAAGAAACCGCACATGAAAAATGGAACGAGAAATTAGGAAGAATCAAAGTTGAAACTAAAGACAGTATCAATAAAGCAAAATTTTATACAGGTCTTTATCATGCTCTTTTAGGACATGGATTAGCGAGCGATGCAAACGGAAGTTATCCTAGACACGACGGTAAAATTGGCAAAATCCCGTTGAATGAAAATGGAAAGCCAAAATACAATCACTATAACACAGACGGAATTTGGGGCGGATTTTGGAATTTAGGACAACTTTGGGCTTTGGCTTATCCTGATTATTTGAGCGAATACATTCAATCTAATATCGATTTTGCAAAAGAAACCGGTTGGTTACACGATGGAATTGCTGCGGGAGCACATTCAAATGGAGTACAAACGAACTGTTTTGGTTTGATGATTGCCGCAACATACAACTCTGGTATAAGAGATTTTAATACAGAAGAAGCCTATAAAATTGCCTATAAAAACGAAACAGGTTATAGAAATCGCCCTTTTGGTTCAGGCAAATACGACTTAGCTTATTTTGTAAAAGAAGGTTACATTCCTTCAAAAGATACCACACTTGCCAATGGTTGGGTATTTAATTTTGGAGCATCACACACGCTTGAATTTGCCTATACTTCTTATGGCGTTTCTCAATTTGCAAAAGCTTTAGGTAAAAAAGACGATTATAATAAACTGATTAAACAGGCAGGAAACTGGAAAAATATTTTTGATCCGGAAACCAAATTCATTCGTCCACGATATGAAAATGGAAAATTTATCGAGAACTTTAATCCAATGCAGGCTTGGAGAGGATTCCAGGAAGCAAATGCTTATCAATATACTTGGTATGTGCCGCAAGATCCTGCTGGATTAATCAAAATTTTAGGATTGGATTTATTCAACAAACGTTTGGAAACCACCTTTAACGAAAGTCAAAAATCGACTTTTGGCGGCGGAAAAGGAATTGACAGTTTCTCAGGATTAGAAAGGTTATACAACCACGGAAACCAACCTTGTCTGCACCATTCATTTCTGTTTAATTATTCTGGAAAACCTTGGCTAACGCAAAAATGGTCGCGAACAATTTGCGATGAATTTTACGGTGCAGAACTACTTCACGGTTACGGATTTGGACAAGATGAAGATCAGGGACAATTAGGAGCTTGGTTTGTGATGGCTTCAATGGGATTATTTGATGTTCAGGGACATGCAGCGATGAATCCAACCTTTCAATTCGGAAGTCCATTATTTGATAAAGTGACTATTAAATTGGATAAAAAATATTATAAAGGCGAAGAATTGGTGATTGAAACCAAAAATAATTCGAAGAAAAATAAGTATATCCAATCGGCTTCTTTCAACGGAGAAAAAGTTGAAAACGCCTGGATTGACCGCAAAAAACTAACCGACGGAGGAACTTTAATTTTTGATATGGGAGCGAATCCAAACAAAAAATGGGGTATAAAAACTCCGCCGCCATCAATGAGTACAAGTGAATAAGAATAATTGAATTTAAAAACTATTGCGTTTTGCAATACTTCAAAATAAATAAATATGAAAAAAATATTTTCGTCAGTAGCAGTATTTGTCTTTATACTGACTACTTCGGCGCAGCAAAAAACAAAAAATGACAAGGAATTAGCAGAGAAAATCAAAAGCGATCAAAACATGTCTTTTGTCAAAAACAAAGCTTTGGAAGTAATGAAAACAGGTGTTAATGCCGGAGATGGTTACCGCGAAGTCTGGATTCGGGATTATAATACTTTTATCGAATTAGCGGCACAAGTCACTAAAAAAGAAGATATAAAAGAAAATCTTTTGGTGTTTTTCAGAATGCAGGGCGAGGACGGAAACATTATTGATGGCTACACTCCTAAAGAACAAATTGGAGCCGGAGAAACAGATTTCTCCTATTCAAAATTAGAACCAAGATATGCTGCTCACAAGAATACGGTCGAAACAGATCAGGAAACATCACTGGTACAAGCAGTTTATAAATACATCAAACTAACGGGCGATAAATCAATTTTGACAGAAAAAGTGGGTGATAAAACTGTAGCAAAAAGATTAGAATGGGCAATGGATTTTCTTATGAAAAACCGTTACACTAAGAAATACGGATTAATTACCGGAGCAACAACTGCTGATTGGGGCGATGTGCAGCCGGAAGAAGGTTACGGAGTTGATCTTGATGGAAATACACATATGGCTTGTGATATTTATGACAACGCCATGTTTATAGTTGCTTTGAATAATATGATGGAAACAATTCCGTCAACTAAAGCAAAATGGAATAAAATTAAAACTGATGTTGCAAAAAACACACGTACATACCTTTGGGATGCTAAAAATCAAAAATATATTCCGCACTTGTATTTGAATGGATCACCTTTTCCTGCTGATTTCGACGAGAATAATATCTTCTATTTCGGAGGAACAACCGTAGCGATGGAAGCGGGATTGCTGACTAAAAAAGAAGTAAAAGCTTCCTTAGACGAAATGGTAAAAAGAGTAAAAGAAGCAGGAGCGGCTTCTATTGGTTTGACACTTTATCCTCCTTATCCGAACGGTTATTTTGTAAATAAAATAATGAATCCAATTTACAGTTATCAAAATGGAGGTGACTGGACTTGGTTTGGAGCAAGAACGATTCAGCAACTAATTAAATATGGCTATGAAGAAGAAGCTTACAGAGAAGTACAGCCAATGTTAAAACGTGTGAAAGATAACAATGGTTTCTACGAATGGTATTCGGTAAATAATGAACCAAGAGGATCCGGAACTTTCAGAGGCGAAGCGGGTGTTCTATATACCGCCATCGTGATGTTCGAAAATCTGAATAAATAAAAGTAAATTAATAAATAAAGGCGGAGTTGATAAAATAGTAAAATCAACTTCGCCTTTTTCGTTTTTAGATAATATAGAAAGGCAATTAATAATTAAATAAAGATAATATCGAATTATTATATAATCAGAAGTAATTATATCTTTCAATTTCTAAAAGAACAGGAATTTAATAGAAAATCATGAGAATAACTTTTTGTCTATAAGAGAAAGTAGTTATTTTTAAGGGTATACTATTTTTTAGTTTTAGAGTGAATTATTTAGCGTTTATATAATTAAAATACATCAATAATGAATTGTTTAAGAAGCTACAAATTTGTAATGTTTTTTTGTTTCTGTGTAGGGATCACAAATGCACAAACAAAAGCATTTCCGTATAAAAATCAGAATTTATCAATTGATAAAAGAGTAGAAGATTTATTGAAACAATTGACTACAGAGGAGAAAATTTCTTTGTTAGGATTTGAAAGCAAAGCCGTAAAACGATTGGATATTCCGCAATACAATTGGTGGAATGAATCGCTGCACGGAGTAGCAAGAGCCGGAAAAGCAACTGTTTTTCCACAAGCTTTAGGAATGGCGGCTTCTTTTAATGATAATTTATTGAATGAAGTTGCAAACGCTATTTCAACTGAAGCCAGAGCAAAGAATAATATGGCTGTAGCCAAAGATCGTCGCTTGCAATATATGGGATTGAATTTCTGGTCACCAAACATCAATATTTTCAGAGATCCGCGTTGGGGAAGAGGACAGGAAACCTACGGAGAAGATCCTTTTCTTACCGGAAAAATGGGAACAGCTTACGTAAAAGGATTACAGGGAACTGATCCTAAATACATGAAAACTGCGGCTTGCGCCAAACATTTCGCGGTACATAGCGGACCTGAAAAAACACGACATTCGATTGATGTTATTGTCGATGAAAAAGATTTGAGAGAAACTTATTTGTATGCTTTCAAAAAACTGGTTGATGCTCATGTAGAAACAGTGATGTGTGCTTATAATAGAGTAAATTCAGAACCTTGTTGTACCGGAAAAACCCTTTTAAAGGATATTTTACGCAATGAATGGAAATTCGGTGGACATGTAGTGACCGATTGTTGGGCATTGCAGGATATTTATGATAGTCACAAAACCTTACCAAATAGTGTAACTGTTGCAGCTGCAGCAATTAAAGCCGGAGTAAATATGGATTGCAGCGGATTGTTGCAAAAAGATGCAATCAACGCGTTGAATCAAAAATTGATTACTCAAAAAGACATTGATAATGCATTGGCGCCAACTTTGCGCACACAGTTTAAACTAGGATTTTATGATAAAGCAGAAGATAATCCGTATCGTAAATATGGTATAGACAGTATCGCAAATACCTATCACAGAAACCTTAGCCGTAAAATAGCAGAGCAAAGTATGGTTTTGTTGAAAAATGGCGAAGTAGGCGAGAAGAAAACAAAGTTGTTGCCTTTGAAAAAAGAGGATTACAAATCGATTATGGTTGTGGGACCAAATGCAGGTTCTCTGGATGCTTTGTTAGGAAATTATCACGGAATTACCGATAAAGCCGTAAATTTTGTAGAAGGAATTGCGGGAGCTGTCGATCCGGATACCCGAGTAGAATATGATATGGGTTGTGACTTTACTGATACAACCAATTTTGGTGGAGTTTGGGCAGCTTCTATGGCCGATTTGACAGTTGCAGTAATTGGTTTTACACCAGTTTATGAAGGCGAAGAAGGCGATGCTTTTCTAGCTGACGGTAAAGGCGACAGAAAAAACATGGATTTACCAGCTTCGCATATTGCATACATCAAAGCACTTCGAAAAGGGACAAAAACGCCTCTTGTAGCAGTAATTACAGGCGGTAGCGCCGTTGATATTTCGGCGATTGAACCTTATGTTGATGCAATTGTTTTTGCGTGGTATCCAGGCGAACAAGGCGGAACAGCGTTGGCTAATCTTCTTTTCGGGAAAGTGTCTCCGTCAGGACATTTACCAGTTAGTTTTTACAAATCTTTCAGCGATTTACCAGATTATAACAGCTATGCTATGGCAGGCAGAACGTATCGCTATTTTGATAAAGAAGTGCAATATCCTTTCGGATTTGGATTAAGTTACACCACTTTTGGATACAATTGGATTCAAAAACCGGAGAATGTTAAAACGACTTCAGATAAAATTTCGATGCAAATCAAAATAGAAAACACAGGGCAATATAATGCAGATGAAGTGGCTCAGGTTTATATTGAATATCCAAATGTTGACAGAATGCCATTAAAAGAATTAAAGGCTTTCAAACGTGTATCAATCACAAAAGGAAATTCTCAAACCCTAACTTTAGAAATTCCGTTAGAAGAACTTCAAAAATGGGATGATACCAAAAAACAATTCAAAATCTACGAAGGAAAATATAATGTAAAAATAGGTTCAAATTCGAGAGACGCAATGTTAGAGGCGAGTTTTGAAGTTGTAAAGTAGAGGGAGAAGATTATAGAGTAAAGATTATAGAGTAAAGATTATAAAGTAAAGAAATATAGTATTTGCCTGCTATGATAACTATTGAAAAAATGCCATTAAAAATTAGTGCTAATTGGTGTAATTCGTGGCAAAAAAAAACTTTTTCAGATGTTACGACAGATGAATATATCAAATTTAAAAAGATGAATAAAAATTTAAAATCAGCATTTTTTGCAATTTTAGGAGTTTGTACTCTGCAAATGCATAGTCAGACTGGTAAACAAAATTTGACACAATATGTAGATCCTTTTATTGGAACAGGATTTCACGGACACGTTTTTATGGGGGCAAATGTTCCTTTTGGAGCAGTTCAGTTGGGGCCTGTAAATATCTCGCAAGGTTGGGATTGGTGTTCAGGTTATCATTATTCTGATCCAACTATTATCGGATTTTCACACACACATTTGAGCGGAACCGGAATTGGAGATCTTGGTGATTTGCTTTTTATGCCTGCCGTTGGTAAAATCAACCTGAAAAAAGGGACTGCGAAAGACATGGAAAACGGATATATTTCAGGTTTTGACCATAAAGATGAGGTAGCAAAACCAGGTTATTATTCGGTTATTTTAAAGAAAAATGGAATCAAAGCCGAAATGACTGCTTCTGAAAGAGTTGGTTTCCAAAAATATACTTTCCCGGCTTCAGATAAATCACATATCATTTTAGATTTGGTTGAAGGAATTGGTTGGGATAAAGCGGTAGATACTTACATTCGGGTAAAAAATGACACTTTAATAGAAGGATATCGTTTTTCGAAAGGCTGGGCGCCAGATCAAAGAATTTATTTTGCAGCAATTTTATCAAAACCAGCTAAAAAAATCCAATTGTACAACAATACAAAAGAGATGATAAATAAAGTGGTTTTGGGTGACAGTGCAAAAGCGGTGATTCAATTTTCGACTTCAAAAGATGAGGTGATTAAAGTGAAAGTGGGAATTTCGGCAGTAAGTACAGAAAATGCTTTGATGAACATTAAGAAAGAAATTTCAGGTTGGAACTTCGAAAAGGTGGCAACTGAGGCTGATGAAAAATGGAACAGAGAGTTGAATAAAATCGCAGTAAAATCGAATGATAATGCGAAAATGAAAACTTTCTACACCGCTTTATATCACACAATGATTGCGCCTTCTACTTACAATGACAGCAATGGCGATTATTATGGTTCAGATAAACAAGTTCATAAAGCAGCCGGATTTACGAATTTGACAACTTTCTCATTATGGGATACTTACAGAGGCGCAAATCCTTTGTTTACGTTGACACAAACCGAAAAAGTTTCGGATATAATCAATTCGATGTTGGCGATCTATCAGGAAACAGGACATCTTCCGGTTTGGCATTTAATGGGAAATGAAACTTACTGTATGCCTGGAAACAGTGCAATTCAGATTGTTGCCGATGCATATTTAAAAGGAATCAAAGGAATTGACGGAGAATTGGCTTTCGAAGCTGTAAAAGCAACAGCTATGCAAGACGACCGCGGATTAAATTTCGTAAAAAAAATAGGTTACATTCCAGCAGATAGTTTGAGAGAATCGGTAGCAATTGGGATGGAATATGCGATTTCTGACGGCGCGATTGCGATGATGGCTAAAAAAATGGGTAAAACAGAAGATTACAATTATTTCTATAACCGCTCAAAAGCATACAAGAAATATTACGATGCCTCGACCACTTTTGTACGCGGAAAAGTAAGTGATACAGAATGGAGAACGCCTTTCGATCCGTTTAAATCAGCGCACATGAAAGATGATTTTGCCGAAGGAAATGCGTGGCAATACACTTGGTTAGTGCCTCACGATGTAGAAGGATTAATTGCAATGTTGGGAGGAGAAAAACCATTCACTAAAAAACTTGATACTTTATTTACCATTACAGGCGATATGGGAGCAGAGGCTTCAAGCGATATTACAGGTTTAATTGGGCAATATGCTCACGGAAACGAGCCAAGTCACCACATTACGTATCTGTATAATTTCGTAGGACAACCTTGGAAAACAGCCGAAAAAGTACATTACATAGTTGATAATTTGTATAGCGACAAAAATGACGGATTGTCCGGAAACGAAGATGTTGGACAAATGTCGGCTTGGTATGTTTGGAGTGCAATGGGAATGTATTCTGTAAATCCATTCAACGGTGTTTATGTTTTTGGTAGTCCATCTATGGATGAATCAGTATTGAATTTGGCAGATGGAAAAAGCTTCACTGTGAAAGCCGTAAACAATAGTTCAAAAAATATTTACATTCAAAAAGCAACTTTAAACGGAAAAGCGTATACCAAAAGTTATATCCTTCATTCGGACATTATGAAAGGTGGTGAATTAATTTTTACAATGGGAGATAAGCCTTCTAAAACTTGGGGAGTTTCTCCTAATGACAGACCTTATTCTGTAAAATAATTCATTTGAATCAGGGGGGAGAGTTTGCAATTTTTTAGATTCCAATAGAGACCTGACTGGTTTTTAAAACCTGTCAGGTCTAATATATCAAACCAGAAAATGAAAAGAAGAGAATTATTAAAATATATTGGTCTAACCGCTGGTACGGTTGCATTGAGCGGTTCAGCATCTATTGTTTCTGCTGCTGAACAAAGTTCTAAATCTAAAAGAGTATTGCGTATTGCGCATATCACTGATGTACACATCCGTCCGGAAGAAAATGCGCCGGATCGATTTGTAAAATGTTTAGAAGAAATAAAGAAACATAAAGTCGATTTTTTCCTGAATGGAGGCGATACCATTTTTGCTGCCGATTATGGTAATATTACCCGAGACAGAGTGAATGAATTATGGAAAGTTTGGTATGAAACGACCAAAGGAATAAGCGATTTTGAAATGCATAGTTGTCTTGGAAATCATGATATGTGGTGGGCAGCTCCGAACAAACAGGATTTGATGTATGGAAAAGACTATGTCGTAAAGCAATTAGGAATTCCAAATCGTTATTACAGTTTTGATAAAAAAGGATGGCATTTTGTAATATTAGATAGTAATAATGACGGAGGTTCACTAGACGATGAACAACGTTTGTGGTTAGAAAAAGATTTGCAGAGCATTCCTGTCGCTACGCCGGTGGTTTGCATGAGTCATTATCCAATTCTTGCGGTTTGTACTCATGTTGATGGAGGAAACCATACCGATTCTAAATACATCAGTGATCTTTTTTATAAACACAAAGACAAGAAAATCACTTGTCTCAGCGGACACATTCATTTACTGGACGAGGCCGTTTATAATAATGTACATTATTATTGTAATGGCGCTTTGAGTGGTTTTTGGTGGGAACCGGGTGATAAAGACTCCGCAGGAAAAAGCTATTATAAGCAAACGCCTCCAGGTTATGCCATTATAGATTTGTTTGAAGATGGTTCAGTTAAAAACCAATATTTTCCGCATTCTTTTTAAATAGTACTATTTTATCTTTATAATTTTCAGAAAAGACAATTACTAATTAAACAATGGTAATATTGAATTAATAAGTATACTTCAATCATTATAATTTTATATTTCTAAAATAGAATAATTTTAATAAAAAAGATATGGCATTGACAACTCAAATAGACATTCAAAAGAATGTTAGTTCTGTAGAAAATAAAAAATGGCTGTTTCCCTTTATATTGGTAACCAGTTTGTTTTTTTTCTGGGGATTTGTACACAATTTAGATCCAATACTTATTCCGCATTTAAGAAAAGCATTTAATCTTACCGACTTAGAATCGTCTTTGATTGACTCTTCTGTCTTTATAGCTTATTTTGTTATGGCTTTACCGGCGGGTTATATCATGAGAAAATACGGTTATAAATCGGGGATTATGATAGGATTGGTTCTGTTTGGTATTGGTTCAATTTTGTTTGTTCCGGCCGCCAATTCATTGCAATACATTTACTTTTTGGGAGCTTTGTTTATTATAGCTTGTGGACTTACTTTTTTAGAAACGGCTGCGAATCCTTATGTAACAATATTAGGCCCGTCTGAAACGGCGACCAAAAGACTGAATTTTTCACAATCGTTCAATGGCTTGGCTGCTTTTATTGCTCCTGCATATATTGGCCCGATGATTTTATCCGGAAAAAATTTAACTAAGACTCAACTGGATGCGATGGCGCCTGCAGAATTACATGCTCATGTTTTAGAAGAAGCTGCAAGTGTAAAAATGCCTTATCTTATTTTGGGACTGATTATTTTGGCAGTGGCTTTAGTATTTTATTTTACCAATATGCCAGATGTAAAAGACGAAGATAAAGAAGGAGCAGACGGAGCTAGTTTTGCCGGAGCCTTGAAATCAATGCGTTTAAGATGGGGAATTTTAGCCCAGTTTTTTTACGTAGGGGCACAAGTTTGCGTTGGAAGTTTCTTTATTAAAATGGCAACTACTTCGGCAGGTCTTGAAGAAGGTGTTGCAGCCAAATATTTAGGATTTTACGGTTTGGCATTTATGATAGGACGTTTCGCAGGAACCTTCTTAATGCAATATATTAAACCAAGAAAATTATTAATCATTTATGCAATCATTAATATTCTTTTATCAATATTAGCAATAGTTGGAACGGGAATGATAGTGGTCT
Proteins encoded in this region:
- a CDS encoding GH92 family glycosyl hydrolase, with the translated sequence MKTISKTILLFTMIISLFSCSKKKDDFNPASWVDPQIGSVHGRWFFYTPASLPFGMAKLAPHTNAYGSGGSWEPCGYDDRQNSIEGFGHFHEFQIGGLVAMPVTGKLQTTPGTLEKPETGYRSTFDKKDEHAEPGYYSVFLKEYGIKAELTATERVGFHRYTFPESAASRIIFDIGHRQGESSGVTEATMKLSGKNTLEGTIETFPEYLKFCDPEKRVKMYFVIQLGKTPESYGTFVEDKTLDGKTETKGIGNGMYVNFATKKGEVIEMQVGLSYTSIENAKANLKAEATGQTFDAVKETAHEKWNEKLGRIKVETKDSINKAKFYTGLYHALLGHGLASDANGSYPRHDGKIGKIPLNENGKPKYNHYNTDGIWGGFWNLGQLWALAYPDYLSEYIQSNIDFAKETGWLHDGIAAGAHSNGVQTNCFGLMIAATYNSGIRDFNTEEAYKIAYKNETGYRNRPFGSGKYDLAYFVKEGYIPSKDTTLANGWVFNFGASHTLEFAYTSYGVSQFAKALGKKDDYNKLIKQAGNWKNIFDPETKFIRPRYENGKFIENFNPMQAWRGFQEANAYQYTWYVPQDPAGLIKILGLDLFNKRLETTFNESQKSTFGGGKGIDSFSGLERLYNHGNQPCLHHSFLFNYSGKPWLTQKWSRTICDEFYGAELLHGYGFGQDEDQGQLGAWFVMASMGLFDVQGHAAMNPTFQFGSPLFDKVTIKLDKKYYKGEELVIETKNNSKKNKYIQSASFNGEKVENAWIDRKKLTDGGTLIFDMGANPNKKWGIKTPPPSMSTSE
- a CDS encoding glycoside hydrolase family 3 N-terminal domain-containing protein, encoding MNCLRSYKFVMFFCFCVGITNAQTKAFPYKNQNLSIDKRVEDLLKQLTTEEKISLLGFESKAVKRLDIPQYNWWNESLHGVARAGKATVFPQALGMAASFNDNLLNEVANAISTEARAKNNMAVAKDRRLQYMGLNFWSPNINIFRDPRWGRGQETYGEDPFLTGKMGTAYVKGLQGTDPKYMKTAACAKHFAVHSGPEKTRHSIDVIVDEKDLRETYLYAFKKLVDAHVETVMCAYNRVNSEPCCTGKTLLKDILRNEWKFGGHVVTDCWALQDIYDSHKTLPNSVTVAAAAIKAGVNMDCSGLLQKDAINALNQKLITQKDIDNALAPTLRTQFKLGFYDKAEDNPYRKYGIDSIANTYHRNLSRKIAEQSMVLLKNGEVGEKKTKLLPLKKEDYKSIMVVGPNAGSLDALLGNYHGITDKAVNFVEGIAGAVDPDTRVEYDMGCDFTDTTNFGGVWAASMADLTVAVIGFTPVYEGEEGDAFLADGKGDRKNMDLPASHIAYIKALRKGTKTPLVAVITGGSAVDISAIEPYVDAIVFAWYPGEQGGTALANLLFGKVSPSGHLPVSFYKSFSDLPDYNSYAMAGRTYRYFDKEVQYPFGFGLSYTTFGYNWIQKPENVKTTSDKISMQIKIENTGQYNADEVAQVYIEYPNVDRMPLKELKAFKRVSITKGNSQTLTLEIPLEELQKWDDTKKQFKIYEGKYNVKIGSNSRDAMLEASFEVVK
- a CDS encoding GH92 family glycosyl hydrolase, coding for MPLKISANWCNSWQKKTFSDVTTDEYIKFKKMNKNLKSAFFAILGVCTLQMHSQTGKQNLTQYVDPFIGTGFHGHVFMGANVPFGAVQLGPVNISQGWDWCSGYHYSDPTIIGFSHTHLSGTGIGDLGDLLFMPAVGKINLKKGTAKDMENGYISGFDHKDEVAKPGYYSVILKKNGIKAEMTASERVGFQKYTFPASDKSHIILDLVEGIGWDKAVDTYIRVKNDTLIEGYRFSKGWAPDQRIYFAAILSKPAKKIQLYNNTKEMINKVVLGDSAKAVIQFSTSKDEVIKVKVGISAVSTENALMNIKKEISGWNFEKVATEADEKWNRELNKIAVKSNDNAKMKTFYTALYHTMIAPSTYNDSNGDYYGSDKQVHKAAGFTNLTTFSLWDTYRGANPLFTLTQTEKVSDIINSMLAIYQETGHLPVWHLMGNETYCMPGNSAIQIVADAYLKGIKGIDGELAFEAVKATAMQDDRGLNFVKKIGYIPADSLRESVAIGMEYAISDGAIAMMAKKMGKTEDYNYFYNRSKAYKKYYDASTTFVRGKVSDTEWRTPFDPFKSAHMKDDFAEGNAWQYTWLVPHDVEGLIAMLGGEKPFTKKLDTLFTITGDMGAEASSDITGLIGQYAHGNEPSHHITYLYNFVGQPWKTAEKVHYIVDNLYSDKNDGLSGNEDVGQMSAWYVWSAMGMYSVNPFNGVYVFGSPSMDESVLNLADGKSFTVKAVNNSSKNIYIQKATLNGKAYTKSYILHSDIMKGGELIFTMGDKPSKTWGVSPNDRPYSVK
- a CDS encoding metallophosphoesterase, whose amino-acid sequence is MKRRELLKYIGLTAGTVALSGSASIVSAAEQSSKSKRVLRIAHITDVHIRPEENAPDRFVKCLEEIKKHKVDFFLNGGDTIFAADYGNITRDRVNELWKVWYETTKGISDFEMHSCLGNHDMWWAAPNKQDLMYGKDYVVKQLGIPNRYYSFDKKGWHFVILDSNNDGGSLDDEQRLWLEKDLQSIPVATPVVCMSHYPILAVCTHVDGGNHTDSKYISDLFYKHKDKKITCLSGHIHLLDEAVYNNVHYYCNGALSGFWWEPGDKDSAGKSYYKQTPPGYAIIDLFEDGSVKNQYFPHSF
- the fucP gene encoding L-fucose:H+ symporter permease — translated: MALTTQIDIQKNVSSVENKKWLFPFILVTSLFFFWGFVHNLDPILIPHLRKAFNLTDLESSLIDSSVFIAYFVMALPAGYIMRKYGYKSGIMIGLVLFGIGSILFVPAANSLQYIYFLGALFIIACGLTFLETAANPYVTILGPSETATKRLNFSQSFNGLAAFIAPAYIGPMILSGKNLTKTQLDAMAPAELHAHVLEEAASVKMPYLILGLIILAVALVFYFTNMPDVKDEDKEGADGASFAGALKSMRLRWGILAQFFYVGAQVCVGSFFIKMATTSAGLEEGVAAKYLGFYGLAFMIGRFAGTFLMQYIKPRKLLIIYAIINILLSILAIVGTGMIVVYTLIAIAFFMSIMFPTIFSMGIDGLGHNTKIGSSLIVMSIVGGALLPPVLGFISDVTGSIQNGYVVPLTCFSVILLFAFNGHKTNKA